GAAATAGCAAGTCTGTGCAGTTGGCCAAAGACTGAGGGATTCTCCCCTCTAGTTCATTGCCATTCAAGTTGAATAATTGGAGTGCACATCCATTGTTAAAAGTTATTGGAAGAGTCCCAGAAAGATAATTGTGTTGCATATCCAGATTCCAAAGATGACCACTCATATTTCCTATACATTGTGGAATTTCTCCCATCAAGTTGTTTCTGGCAAAAACTAGACGTCGCAGTGACGTCAAATTGCAAATAGACAAAGGGATCTCTCCGCTGAGATTATTATCTGACATCCTCAATAGCAGGAGGCCACTGATACTGCCCAAACATTGAGGAATTTCTCCCTTCAAGTTGTTTCCGGCCAAATCTAGCAATACTAATGATGTCAAATTGCAAATAAATAAAGGAATTCCCTCAGTCGTCAGATTGTTGTCACTAAGAAACAGACCTTGcaaatttctcaaattttcaaagGAGGATGGAATTGGGCCAGAGAGTTGATTATTGGATAATCCCAGATCGTTGAGTTTTTTCAGCTTCCCCAACTCACTAGGAATTGGGCCAGAGAGTTGATTATTGGATAATCCCAGATCGTTGAGTTTTTGCAGCTTCCCCAACTCACTAGGAATTGGGCCAGAGAGTTCATTATTAGATAATAACAAATCGTTGAGTTTTTTCAACTTCCCCAACTCACTAGGAATTGGGCCAGAGAGTTAATTAGCATAAAGGTCCAGAAGTTTGAACTCAGATAAGTTACCTATAGTTTTTGGAATTAGACCAGAAAGATTGTTTGTGTGTAAGCTTAAATTCTGAAGTGACTTCATCTTTCCTATTTCTGCAGTAATGGGACCAAACAATTCATTGGAGAAAGCGTAGAACACTTTTGCATTGGTCAAGTCACCTATTTCTGGAGGGATGTGACCTGTTAATTGTTTTTTTTCCAGATAAGCTTCAACGAGATTGGCAAGTTTTCCTATTTCTGCAGGAATACAGCCAGAAAGGTGATTCTCATAAAGAGACAAATAGGAAAAGTTGTTCAATTTCCCCAATGAAGGAGGAATAGAACCATTAAGAAAATTGGTACTCAAATCTAGTTCGGTAAGAGACCTTAGGTAACCTATTTCTTCCGGAACGGAGCCAGAAAGTTGATTCTCATAAAGAAACAGA
This genomic interval from Capsicum annuum cultivar UCD-10X-F1 unplaced genomic scaffold, UCD10Xv1.1 ctg62620, whole genome shotgun sequence contains the following:
- the LOC124885278 gene encoding LRR receptor-like serine/threonine-protein kinase ERL1, coding for IGKLANLVEAYLEKKQLTGHIPPEIGDLTNAKVFYAFSNELFGPITAEIGKMNELGKLKKLNDLLLSNNELSGPIPSELGKLQKLNDLGLSNNQLSGPIPSELGKLKKLNDLGLSNNQLSGPIPSSFENLRNLQGLFLSDNNLTTEGIPLFICNLTSLVLLDLAGNNLKGEIPQCLGSISGLLLLRMSDNNLSGEIPLSICNLTSLRRLVFARNNLMGEIPQCIGNMSGHLWNLDMQHNYLSGTLPITFNNGCALQLFNLN